The DNA window GACTTCATCAAGAAGTGGAAGGCTTACGCCGTCGCCAAGAAGCTGCCGAACGCGAAAACGGTGGTGACCAACGATCCGATGGAAGCGACCTATGTCGGCATCCACATGTGGGCGCAGGCGGTGGAGAAGGCCAAGTCGACCGACACCGACAAAGTGATCGCGGCGATGGGCGGCCAGACCTTCAAGGCGCCGTCGGGCTTCACCTTGACGATGGACGCGACCAATCATCACCTGCACAAGCCGGTGTTCATCGGCGAGATCCGTGCCGACGGCCAGTTCAACGTCGTGTGGAAAACGCCTGGTCCGGTGCGCGCGCAGCCTTGGAGCCCGTACATTCAGGGTAACGAAGGCAAGCAAAAGCTGTAATCGGGAGCCGGCCGCCGTCCGGCGGCCGGCCGGCTTCATTTGAGGAAGACGCATCTTGAAAAAACTCCTGCTTATCGCCGCACTGCTGCTCACCGGGGCGGCACAGGCGGCCATCGACAGCGCCTTGCTGGCGCCATTGACGGGCGACGACGCCGACGCCCGCATCGTGGCGGTCGGCCGGATCGGCGCCCTGGCCAATGACGACGCCACCCGCCTGCTGATGGCGATGAAAAACGGCGACGCCTACGCGACACAAGAAGGCCAGGTCTTGATCGTCACCGACGACAAGGCCTACAACCCCGCCACCGGCGCCACCGGGCCGCTGCCCGAGGGGATCGATGGCCTGATGATCAACAACCGTCTGCGCGGCGCCATCGACGACGCGCTGTCGGCGCTCAAACTCCTGTCCGCCGACCGCGCCGAACGCCTGGCGGCCGTCACCGAGCTGCAAAAAAGCGTGACCCTGGCGCAGGCGCCGCTGATCGACAAGGCGCTCGCCAAGGAAACCGACGCCGAGATCCGCCCCTTGCTACAACTGGTCTCGGCGACCGCCAACCTGCAATCGCCGGACGCCGCCAAGCGCAAAGCGGCGGTGGAGGCGCTAGCCGACAGCAGCAACGCCAACCTGCGCCCGACCTTGCAAACCATGCTGACCAAGAATGCGGACGGCACGCCGGCCGAGCCGGATGAAGGCGTCCGCGTGGCCGCCGCGCGCACGTTGGCCGCCATCGACAGCCGCCTGGCGCGCACAGAATTTATCGGCAACGTCTTCTACGGCCTCTCGCTCGGCAGTGTGCTGTTGCTGACGGCTTTGGGCCTGGCCATCACCTTCGGCCTGATGGGCATCATCAATATGGCGCACGGCGAGCTGCTGATGATCGGCGCCTACACCACCTATCTGTGCCAGACGGCCTTCCGCCAGTACTTTCCCTCGGCGGTGGACGCCTATTTGATCGCCGCGTTGCCGGCCGCCTTCCTGGTGACGGCGGCGGTGGGCGTGGCGATGGAGCGCACGGTGATCCGCTGGCTCTATGGCCGTCCGCTGGAAACGCTGCTGGCCACCTGGGGCATCAGCCTGATTTTGATGCAGGGCGTGCGCAGCATCTTCGGCGCGCAAAACGTCGAAGTGGCCAATCCCTCGTGGATGTCGGGCGGCGTGACGGTGCTGGGCAACCTGGTGCTGGCCTACAACCGCATCGCCATCATCATCTTCGCCATGATCGTGGTGGCGGGCGTGTGGCTGATCCTGAACAAAACGCGACTGGGCCTGTTCGTCCGCGCGGTGATGCAGAACCGCCGCATGGCCGGCTGCGTCGGCGTCTCGACCGCCAAGATCGACATGATGACCTTCGGCCTGGGCTCCGGCATCGCCGGCCTGGGTGGCGTGGCGCTGTCGCAGCTCGGTAACGTGGGGCCGGACCTGGGCCAGGGCTACATCGTCGATTCGTTCATGGTGGTGGTGCTGGGCGGCGTCGGCCAGCTGGCCGGCACCATCATCGCCGCGATCGGCCTGGGTGAGGCCAACAAGTTCCTGGAGCCGGTGGCCGGCGCGGTGCTGGCCAAGATCGCCATCCTGATCTTCATCATCATCTTTATCCAGAAGCGGCCGCAGGGTCTGTTCGCCATGAAAGGCAGGAGTGCCGAATGATCCACAACTCTTTATTTTCGCGCAGGGCATGGAGCGTCATCGTCGCGACCTGCGTGGTGCTGGCGGCGCTGCCCTTGCTTAACCTGGTTTTCCCGGACGGCCACGCGCTGCACGTGCCAAGCTACATGGTCAGCCTGATCGGAAAGTTCATGTGCTACGCGCTGGCCGCGCTGGCGCTCGACATGGTGTGGGGTTACGCCGGCATCCTGTCGCTCGGCCACGGCGTGTTCTTCGCGCTGGGCGCCTATGCGCACGGCATGTACCTGATGCGCGCCATCGGCAGGGACGGCGTGTACCAGAGCGATCTGCCTGACTTCATGGTCTTCCTGGATTGGAAAACCTATCCGTGGTACTGGACCGCGACCGACAGCTTCTGGTACTGCCTGGCGCTGGTGGTGCTGGTGCCCGGCGTGCTGGCCTTCGTTTTCGGCTTCTTCGCCTTCCGCTCGCGCATCAAGGGCGTGTACTTCTCGATCATCACACAAGCGATGACG is part of the Oxalobacteraceae bacterium OTU3CAMAD1 genome and encodes:
- the urtB gene encoding urea ABC transporter permease subunit UrtB → MKKLLLIAALLLTGAAQAAIDSALLAPLTGDDADARIVAVGRIGALANDDATRLLMAMKNGDAYATQEGQVLIVTDDKAYNPATGATGPLPEGIDGLMINNRLRGAIDDALSALKLLSADRAERLAAVTELQKSVTLAQAPLIDKALAKETDAEIRPLLQLVSATANLQSPDAAKRKAAVEALADSSNANLRPTLQTMLTKNADGTPAEPDEGVRVAAARTLAAIDSRLARTEFIGNVFYGLSLGSVLLLTALGLAITFGLMGIINMAHGELLMIGAYTTYLCQTAFRQYFPSAVDAYLIAALPAAFLVTAAVGVAMERTVIRWLYGRPLETLLATWGISLILMQGVRSIFGAQNVEVANPSWMSGGVTVLGNLVLAYNRIAIIIFAMIVVAGVWLILNKTRLGLFVRAVMQNRRMAGCVGVSTAKIDMMTFGLGSGIAGLGGVALSQLGNVGPDLGQGYIVDSFMVVVLGGVGQLAGTIIAAIGLGEANKFLEPVAGAVLAKIAILIFIIIFIQKRPQGLFAMKGRSAE